A genomic window from Brassica oleracea var. oleracea cultivar TO1000 chromosome C8, BOL, whole genome shotgun sequence includes:
- the LOC106311180 gene encoding uncharacterized protein LOC106311180 isoform X1 has product MPNVDLGSEVAKVLFPKLKNSNVFFGMVNTEAGRWILPNGDNIRISGQEQVFVAHKNDRKQILFRFLLSFRKRSFPRLMTFRIKLSLLKILQEGLQPMFLLAGLSGGYSLPLKF; this is encoded by the exons ATGCCTAATGTTGATTTAGGCAGTGAGGTTGCGAAGGTTCTGTTTCCTAAGCTCAAAAACAGTAATGTATTTTTTGGCATGGTTAATACTGAAGCTGGAAG ATGGATCTTACCAAATGGAGATAATATTAGAATTTCTGGGCAAGAACAAGTTTTCGTTGCTCACAAAAATGACCGTAAGCAAATATTATTTAGGTTTCTGTTAAGCTTCAG GAAAAGATCTTTCCCAAGGTTGATGACTTTCAGAATCAAGCTCAGCCTCTTGAAGATCTTGCAAGAAG GCTTGCAGCCAATGTTTTTACTTGCAGGTCTGTCTGGTGGTTACTCTTTACCCCTAAAGTTTTAG
- the LOC106311180 gene encoding uncharacterized protein LOC106311180 isoform X2, with protein sequence MLTTIPKINIWILPNGDNIRISGQEQVFVAHKNDRKQILFRFLLSFRKRSFPRLMTFRIKLSLLKILQEGLQPMFLLAGLSGGYSLPLKF encoded by the exons ATGCTCACTACAATTCCCAAAATAAACAT ATGGATCTTACCAAATGGAGATAATATTAGAATTTCTGGGCAAGAACAAGTTTTCGTTGCTCACAAAAATGACCGTAAGCAAATATTATTTAGGTTTCTGTTAAGCTTCAG GAAAAGATCTTTCCCAAGGTTGATGACTTTCAGAATCAAGCTCAGCCTCTTGAAGATCTTGCAAGAAG GCTTGCAGCCAATGTTTTTACTTGCAGGTCTGTCTGGTGGTTACTCTTTACCCCTAAAGTTTTAG
- the LOC106311180 gene encoding protein disulfide isomerase-like 1-5 isoform X3: MYFLAWLILKLEDGSYQMEIILEFLGKNKFSLLTKMTEKIFPKVDDFQNQAQPLEDLARRLNRMLAANVFTCRSVWWLLFTPKVLAFCL; this comes from the exons ATGTATTTTTTGGCATGGTTAATACTGAAGCTGGAAG ATGGATCTTACCAAATGGAGATAATATTAGAATTTCTGGGCAAGAACAAGTTTTCGTTGCTCACAAAAATGACC GAAAAGATCTTTCCCAAGGTTGATGACTTTCAGAATCAAGCTCAGCCTCTTGAAGATCTTGCAAGAAGGTTAAATAGAAT GCTTGCAGCCAATGTTTTTACTTGCAGGTCTGTCTGGTGGTTACTCTTTACCCCTAAAGTTTTAGCCTTTTGTTTGTGA
- the LOC106311180 gene encoding protein disulfide isomerase-like 1-5 isoform X4, with amino-acid sequence MYFLAWLILKLEDGSYQMEIILEFLGKNKFSLLTKMTEKIFPKVDDFQNQAQPLEDLARRLAANVFTCRSVWWLLFTPKVLAFCL; translated from the exons ATGTATTTTTTGGCATGGTTAATACTGAAGCTGGAAG ATGGATCTTACCAAATGGAGATAATATTAGAATTTCTGGGCAAGAACAAGTTTTCGTTGCTCACAAAAATGACC GAAAAGATCTTTCCCAAGGTTGATGACTTTCAGAATCAAGCTCAGCCTCTTGAAGATCTTGCAAGAAG GCTTGCAGCCAATGTTTTTACTTGCAGGTCTGTCTGGTGGTTACTCTTTACCCCTAAAGTTTTAGCCTTTTGTTTGTGA